From Gopherus flavomarginatus isolate rGopFla2 chromosome 16, rGopFla2.mat.asm, whole genome shotgun sequence, a single genomic window includes:
- the XAB2 gene encoding pre-mRNA-splicing factor SYF1 isoform X1, with amino-acid sequence MPELEETPGAAGGGKPDLFFEEEDLQYEEEILRNPFSVKCWIRYIEFKQNAPRHVLNLIYERALKELPGSYKLWYNYLKQRRKQVKTRCVTDPSYEEVNNCHERALVFMHKMPRIWLDYCQFLMDQCRITRTRRTFDRALRALPITQHHRIWPLYLKFVRLYPLPETAVRVYRRYLKLSPENAEEYIEYLRSIDRLDEAALRLATVVNDERFVSKEGKSNYQLWHELCDLISQNPDKVKSLNVGAIIRGGLTRFTDQLGKLWCSLADYYIRSGHFEKARDVYEEAIQTVMTVRDFTQVFDSYAQFEESMIAAKMETTSELGQEEEDDVDLELRLARFEQLITRRPLLLNSVLLRQNPHNVHEWHKRVKLYEGKPREIINTYTEAVQTVDPFKATGKTHTLWVSFAKFYEDNGQIEDARTIFEKATKVNFKQVDDLACVWCEYGEMELRHENYDQALRILRKATAIPAKKAEYFDASEPVQNRVYKSLKVWSMLADLEESLGTFKSTKAVYDRILDLRIATPQIIINYALFLEEHTYFEESFKAYERGISLFRWPNVYDIWNTYLTKFIDRYGGKKLERARDLFEQALDGCPQKYAKTIYLLYAKLEEEFGLARHAMAVYERATRAVQPSEQYEMYNIFIKRAAEIYGVTHTRSIYEKAIEVLSDEHAREMCQRFADMECKLGEIDRARAIYSYCSQICDPRTTGSFWQTWKDFEIRHGNEDTIREMLRIKRSVQATYNTQVNFMASQMLKVSSNATGTVSDLAPGQSGMDDMKLLEQRAEQLAAEAERDKPRAKEKILFVRSDASRSELAALSRQANPDEIDIEEEEEEGESEENEPDEVQLEQQSVPSAVFGGLKTD; translated from the exons gaggaggaggatctgCAGTACGAGGAAGAAATCCTGCGCAACCCCTTTTCTGTCAAGTGCTGGATCCGCTACATTGAGTTCAAGCAGAACGCCCCCCGACACGTGCTGAACCTGATCTACGAGAGAGCCCTCAAGGAGCTGCCAGGCAG TTACAAGCTGTGGTACAACTACCTTAAGCAGCGCCGGAAGCAGGTGAAGACCAGGTGTGTGACTGACCCCAGCTATGAGGAGGTGAACAACTGCCATGAACGTGCCCTCGTCTTCATGCACAAG ATGCCTCGGATCTGGCTAGATTACTGCCAGTTCCTCATGGACCAGTGCCGGATCACCCGCACACGCAGGACCTTTGACCGGGCACTCCGGGCGCTGCCCATCACACAGCACCATCGCATCTGGCCCCTCTACCTGAAGTTTGTGCGCTTGTACCCCCTGCCCGAGACAGCTGTGCGAGTCTACCGCAGATACCTGAAG CTGAGCCCCGAGAACGCCGAGGAGTACATTGAATACCTGCGCTCCATTGACCGGCTGGATGAGGCTGCCCTCCGCCTTGCCACCGTGGTCAATGATGAGAGGTTCGTCTCAAAGGAGGGGAAATCCAACTACCAG CTGTGGCATGAGCTATGTGACCTCATCTCCCAGAACCCTGACAAGGTGAAGTCCCTCAATGTTGGGGCCATCATTCGCGGAGGCCTGACCCGCTTCACCGACCAGCTGGGCAAGCTCTGGTGCTCCCTGGCCGACTACTACATCCGCAGCGGGCACTTTGAGAAG GCCCGGGACGTGTACGAGGAGGCCATCCAGACGGTGATGACAGTGCGGGATTTCACCCAGGTGTTTGACAGCTATGCCCAATTCGAGGAGAGCATGATTGCAGCCAAGATGGAGACCACCTCTGAGctggggcaagaggaggagg ATGACGTGGACCTGGAGCTGCGCCTGGCTCGCTTCGAGCAGCTGATCAcacggcgccccctgctgctcAACAGCGTGCTGCTGCGGCAGAACCCCCACAATGTCCACGAGTGGCACAAACGTGTGAAGCTCTATGAGGGCAAACCCCGCGAG ATCATCAACACCTACACAGAGGCCGTGCAGACCGTGGACCCCTTCAAGGCCACTGGCaagacacacacactctgggtctcctTCGCCAAGTTCTACGAGGATAATGGGCAGATTGAGGAT gccaGGACCATCTTTGAGAAAGCCACCAAGGTGAACTTCAAGCAGGTGGACGACCTGGCCTGCGTGTGGTGCGAGTACGGGGAGATGGAGCTGCGCCATGAGAACTATGACCAGGCCCTGCGCATCCTCCGG AAAGCCACGGCCATCCCAGCCAAGAAAGCTGAGTACTTCGATGCCTCGGAGCCTGTCCAGAACCGTGTGTACAAGTCCCTCAAGGTCTGGTCTATGCTGGCTGACCTGGAAGAGAGCCTGGGCACCTTCAAG TCCACCAAGGCAGTGTATGACCGCATCCTGGACCTGCGCATCGCCACGCCCCAGATCATCATCAACTATGCCCTCTTCCTGGAGGAGCACACCTACTTTGAGGAGAGCTTCAAG GCCTACGAAAGGGGCATCTCTCTCTTCCGCTGGCCCAACGTGTACGACATTTGGAACACCTACCTGACCAAGTTCATCGACCGCTATGGCGGCAAGAAGCTGGAGCGTGCCCGCGACCTCTTCGAGCAGGCGCTGGATGGCTGCCCCCAGAAATATGCCAAGA CCATCTACCTGTTGTATGCCAAGCTGGAGGAGGAGTTCGGGCTGGCGCGGCATGCCATGGCGGTGTATGAGCGGGCCACGCGGGCCGTGCAACCCTCGGAGCAGTACGAGATGTACAACATCTTCATCAAGCGGGCAGCAGAGATCTACGGGGTCACCCACACCCGCAGCATCTATGAGAAGGCCATTGAG GTGCTGTCAGACGAGCACGCCCGCGAGATGTGCCAGCGCTTTGCCGACATGGAATGCAAGCTGGGTGAGATCGACCGGGCCCGGGCCATCTACTCCTACTGCTCGCAGATCTGTGACCCCCGG aCCACAGGCTCCTTCTGGCAGACGTGGAAGGACTTTGAGATCCGGCACGGGAACGAAGACACTATCCGGGAGATGCTGCGCATCAAACGCAGTGTCCAGGCCACCTACAACACCCAGGTCAACTTCATGGCCTCGCAGATGCTCAAAGTCTCCAGCAATGCCACAGGCACCG TGTCAGACCTGGCGCCGGGGCAGAGTGGCATGGACGACATGAAACTGCTAGAGCAGcgggcagagcagctggcggcCGAGGCAGAGCGGGACAAACCCCGGGCCAAGGAGAAGATCCTCTTTGTCAG GAGCGATGCATCACGCAGTGAGCTGGCCGCACTCTCCAGGCAGGCAAACCCTGACGAGATTGacattgaggaggaggaggaggagggtgagaGTGAGGAGAATGAGCCTGATG aggtgcagctggagcagcagagcGTCCCCTCGGCTGTGTTCGGGGGGCTGAAGACCGACTGA
- the XAB2 gene encoding pre-mRNA-splicing factor SYF1 isoform X2 gives MPELEETPGAAGGGKPDLFFEEEDLQYEEEILRNPFSVKCWIRYIEFKQNAPRHVLNLIYERALKELPGSYKLWYNYLKQRRKQVKTRCVTDPSYEEVNNCHERALVFMHKLSPENAEEYIEYLRSIDRLDEAALRLATVVNDERFVSKEGKSNYQLWHELCDLISQNPDKVKSLNVGAIIRGGLTRFTDQLGKLWCSLADYYIRSGHFEKARDVYEEAIQTVMTVRDFTQVFDSYAQFEESMIAAKMETTSELGQEEEDDVDLELRLARFEQLITRRPLLLNSVLLRQNPHNVHEWHKRVKLYEGKPREIINTYTEAVQTVDPFKATGKTHTLWVSFAKFYEDNGQIEDARTIFEKATKVNFKQVDDLACVWCEYGEMELRHENYDQALRILRKATAIPAKKAEYFDASEPVQNRVYKSLKVWSMLADLEESLGTFKSTKAVYDRILDLRIATPQIIINYALFLEEHTYFEESFKAYERGISLFRWPNVYDIWNTYLTKFIDRYGGKKLERARDLFEQALDGCPQKYAKTIYLLYAKLEEEFGLARHAMAVYERATRAVQPSEQYEMYNIFIKRAAEIYGVTHTRSIYEKAIEVLSDEHAREMCQRFADMECKLGEIDRARAIYSYCSQICDPRTTGSFWQTWKDFEIRHGNEDTIREMLRIKRSVQATYNTQVNFMASQMLKVSSNATGTVSDLAPGQSGMDDMKLLEQRAEQLAAEAERDKPRAKEKILFVRSDASRSELAALSRQANPDEIDIEEEEEEGESEENEPDEVQLEQQSVPSAVFGGLKTD, from the exons gaggaggaggatctgCAGTACGAGGAAGAAATCCTGCGCAACCCCTTTTCTGTCAAGTGCTGGATCCGCTACATTGAGTTCAAGCAGAACGCCCCCCGACACGTGCTGAACCTGATCTACGAGAGAGCCCTCAAGGAGCTGCCAGGCAG TTACAAGCTGTGGTACAACTACCTTAAGCAGCGCCGGAAGCAGGTGAAGACCAGGTGTGTGACTGACCCCAGCTATGAGGAGGTGAACAACTGCCATGAACGTGCCCTCGTCTTCATGCACAAG CTGAGCCCCGAGAACGCCGAGGAGTACATTGAATACCTGCGCTCCATTGACCGGCTGGATGAGGCTGCCCTCCGCCTTGCCACCGTGGTCAATGATGAGAGGTTCGTCTCAAAGGAGGGGAAATCCAACTACCAG CTGTGGCATGAGCTATGTGACCTCATCTCCCAGAACCCTGACAAGGTGAAGTCCCTCAATGTTGGGGCCATCATTCGCGGAGGCCTGACCCGCTTCACCGACCAGCTGGGCAAGCTCTGGTGCTCCCTGGCCGACTACTACATCCGCAGCGGGCACTTTGAGAAG GCCCGGGACGTGTACGAGGAGGCCATCCAGACGGTGATGACAGTGCGGGATTTCACCCAGGTGTTTGACAGCTATGCCCAATTCGAGGAGAGCATGATTGCAGCCAAGATGGAGACCACCTCTGAGctggggcaagaggaggagg ATGACGTGGACCTGGAGCTGCGCCTGGCTCGCTTCGAGCAGCTGATCAcacggcgccccctgctgctcAACAGCGTGCTGCTGCGGCAGAACCCCCACAATGTCCACGAGTGGCACAAACGTGTGAAGCTCTATGAGGGCAAACCCCGCGAG ATCATCAACACCTACACAGAGGCCGTGCAGACCGTGGACCCCTTCAAGGCCACTGGCaagacacacacactctgggtctcctTCGCCAAGTTCTACGAGGATAATGGGCAGATTGAGGAT gccaGGACCATCTTTGAGAAAGCCACCAAGGTGAACTTCAAGCAGGTGGACGACCTGGCCTGCGTGTGGTGCGAGTACGGGGAGATGGAGCTGCGCCATGAGAACTATGACCAGGCCCTGCGCATCCTCCGG AAAGCCACGGCCATCCCAGCCAAGAAAGCTGAGTACTTCGATGCCTCGGAGCCTGTCCAGAACCGTGTGTACAAGTCCCTCAAGGTCTGGTCTATGCTGGCTGACCTGGAAGAGAGCCTGGGCACCTTCAAG TCCACCAAGGCAGTGTATGACCGCATCCTGGACCTGCGCATCGCCACGCCCCAGATCATCATCAACTATGCCCTCTTCCTGGAGGAGCACACCTACTTTGAGGAGAGCTTCAAG GCCTACGAAAGGGGCATCTCTCTCTTCCGCTGGCCCAACGTGTACGACATTTGGAACACCTACCTGACCAAGTTCATCGACCGCTATGGCGGCAAGAAGCTGGAGCGTGCCCGCGACCTCTTCGAGCAGGCGCTGGATGGCTGCCCCCAGAAATATGCCAAGA CCATCTACCTGTTGTATGCCAAGCTGGAGGAGGAGTTCGGGCTGGCGCGGCATGCCATGGCGGTGTATGAGCGGGCCACGCGGGCCGTGCAACCCTCGGAGCAGTACGAGATGTACAACATCTTCATCAAGCGGGCAGCAGAGATCTACGGGGTCACCCACACCCGCAGCATCTATGAGAAGGCCATTGAG GTGCTGTCAGACGAGCACGCCCGCGAGATGTGCCAGCGCTTTGCCGACATGGAATGCAAGCTGGGTGAGATCGACCGGGCCCGGGCCATCTACTCCTACTGCTCGCAGATCTGTGACCCCCGG aCCACAGGCTCCTTCTGGCAGACGTGGAAGGACTTTGAGATCCGGCACGGGAACGAAGACACTATCCGGGAGATGCTGCGCATCAAACGCAGTGTCCAGGCCACCTACAACACCCAGGTCAACTTCATGGCCTCGCAGATGCTCAAAGTCTCCAGCAATGCCACAGGCACCG TGTCAGACCTGGCGCCGGGGCAGAGTGGCATGGACGACATGAAACTGCTAGAGCAGcgggcagagcagctggcggcCGAGGCAGAGCGGGACAAACCCCGGGCCAAGGAGAAGATCCTCTTTGTCAG GAGCGATGCATCACGCAGTGAGCTGGCCGCACTCTCCAGGCAGGCAAACCCTGACGAGATTGacattgaggaggaggaggaggagggtgagaGTGAGGAGAATGAGCCTGATG aggtgcagctggagcagcagagcGTCCCCTCGGCTGTGTTCGGGGGGCTGAAGACCGACTGA